In Citrus sinensis cultivar Valencia sweet orange chromosome 2, DVS_A1.0, whole genome shotgun sequence, a single genomic region encodes these proteins:
- the LOC102620031 gene encoding uncharacterized protein LOC102620031 — translation MFFLKLDLLLVSLLSLSSLWTQVLVSAMLPQAEVDALNQIAKTMGARDWTFDANACDLNETPIVLEEDPTRIITCNLGIDNTSHITEIQFKRCNLSGTLPPELVQLPSIQKVDFAYNYLNGSIPVEWALLQLKFISVFGNRLSGNIPSHLTNITSLTYLDIEANQFSGTVPEEFRKLVNLGTLRLSSNQLSGSLPTGLAELKNLTDFRISDNNFNWSIPEFIQNWKQLERLEMQGSGFDGPIPSSISVLENLKQLKISDIAGTNHPFPDLRNMTGITMINLRNCSISGELPEYIWGMNKLQILDLSFNRLIGEIPNVATPSTLKFIFLTGNFLSGNIPASILRKGTNVDLSYNNLTYQSPEQPACLERQNLNLNLFRSSSVDSNLSGVLPCRNNFKCDRYWHSLHINCGGNEAKINGSTFEGDGQIGGGAATFHLQDDTNWGFSSTGDFSDDNDDQNTRYTATSDSSGLSELYINARIAPLSLTYFGYCLDNGNYTLSLHFAEIQFSNGITFHSLGRRLFDIYIQDNLVERNFNIKAEASGVLKPVARSYNVTVTNHIIEIRFHWAGKGTTALPKRGIYGPLVSAISLNDPKFKPEKKKVVPIVVGVVAGLSLIILVVSILGWRYYLRIKRRKETGFMKESDLQTISFTLKQIKAATNNFDSAKKIGEGGFGPVYKGQLADGTIIAVKQLSSKSRQGNREFLNEIAMISCLQHPNLVKIHGCCVEGDQLLLVYEYMENNSLARALFGRENCELELDWPTRQKICLGIARGLAFLHEESRFKIVHRDIKATNVLLDRDLNPKISDFGLAKLDEEDKTHISTRIAGTIGYMAPEYALWGYLTYKADVYSFGIVALEIVSGKNNMSYASALEFDCTCLLDWACHLQLDGKLVELVDERLGSKYNKEEVERMIKVSLLCTNASPSLRPTMSEVVNMLEGKTAIPDMIPEAGSYSQDLRFKALRDQKGLRRSQNSTATQSQHSISAEFYQASSSTSAAQDLYEINEESYKKYKVIRDGYKLIHGMNSEVQLSTTMPSIPILGFAKMFFFFKRFLLLVLVMSCFWAQIFAAVKLPRDEVDVLNQIAQTMGATNWTFGSDACEDHITIKQILLTDPLRNITCNCQFQNETCHIIAMKFMLFSLPGTLPPQIVNLPYLETVDFAYNYLHGSIPREWASMQLKYISVFANRLSGNIPSHLGNITSLTYLDLEENQFSGTIPRELGNLVNLETLRLSSNRLIGNLPMELVKLKNLTDFRINDNNFNGSAPDFIQSWTQLNRLEIQGSGLEGPIPPSISALDKLNQLRISDLQGPNQTFPMLRNMTGLTRIILRNCNIAGEIPEYIWGIKNLRFLDLSFNQLTGELPDVAVPADLKFIFLTGNSIQGDVPESILKKGTNVDLSYNNFTWQSPEQPACREKPNLNLNLFRSSSVENNLSGVFPCTNNFTCHRYWHSLHINCGGGNVKVNDSTFEGDAGVGGGAATYHLLDSTNWGISSTGDFTDDDDEQNTNYIANSQSSGISELYIDARISPLSLTYIGYCLENGNYSVVLHFAEIQFTNDKTYKTLGRRIFDIYIQDKLVEKDFNIEAEAHGVLKPVTRPFTANVSNHILEIRFQWAGKGTTAIPSGGVYGPLISAISVDPNFKPLYGAGKKKIAPIVAGVIIGSCLVILVLGIFCWRHYFRTKSGRQEDLEGLEFQASSFTLKQIRAATSNFDPMNKIGEGGFGPVYKGQLTDGTIIAVKLLSSKSRQGNREFLNEIGTISCLQHPNLVKLYGCCIEGDQLMLVYEYLENNSLAHALFGGEISQLKLNWSVRQKICLGIARGLAFLHEESRFKIVHRDIKATNVLLDRDLNPKISDFGLAKLDEEEKTHISTRVAGTIGYMAPEYALWGYLTYKADVYSFGVVALEIVSGKNNMSYVPDSNCTCPLDWAFHLHRSGTLMELVDPRLGSEFDKVEAERMIKVALLCTNASPSLRPTMSEVVSMLEGSSNIPYVIPEAGGLSEDLRFKTLRDHPREMNSSGLEGSLSHYSSSASFLPGSSSTNDVREINAEAYLKFKAMRDSRIHMERQSSVAQVSTPVPSWTGSSKSAHDLHNTI, via the exons ATGTTCTTCTTGAAGCTTGATCTTCTACTTGTTTCACTTCTGTCTTTAAGCAGCTTATGGACACAAGTACTTGTTTCTGCTATGCTGCCTCAAGCTGAAG TTGATGCGCTCAATCAAATTGCCAAAACAATGGGAGCTAGAGACTGGACGTTTGATGCTAATGCTTGTGACCTGAATGAGACACCGATAGTGCTGGAAGAAGATCCCACCAGGATCATCACTTGCAACCTTGGAATCGATAATACAAGCCACATTACTGAaat ACAATTCAAACGTTGCAACCTTTCTGGAACACTTCCACCGGAATTGGTTCAGCTTCCTTCCATCCAGAAAGT TGATTTTGCCTACAACTATCTAAATGGTTCCATACCAGTCGAATGGGCTTTGTTGCAGTTGAAGTTCAT CTCTGTTTTTGGAAACCGGTTATCAGGCAATATTCCAAGCCATTTGACGAACATTACCAGTCTCACGTACTT GGACATTGAAGCAAACCAATTCTCAGGAACCGTACCTGAGGAGTTCAGGAAATTAGTGAACTTGGGAACTCT GAGACTATCGTCCAATCAGTTGAGTGGAAGTTTGCCCACGGGACTAGCTGAGCTAAAAAATTTAACGGACTT TAGGATCAGTGACAACAACTTCAATTGGAGTATACCAGAATTTATACAAAACTGGAAGCAACTTGAGAGACT AGAAATGCAAGGTAGTGGATTCGATGGACCCATTCCGTCATCCATCTCTGTCTTGGAAAATCTGAAACAATT GAAGATTAGTGACATTGCTGGAACAAATCATCCTTTTCCAGATCTTAGAAACATGACAGGCATTACTATGAT AAATTTGAGAAACTGTAGTATTTCCGGGGAGCTTCCTGAATATATCTGGGGAATGAATAAACTGCAAATTTT GGATCTCAGTTTTAACAGGCTAATCGGGGAAATTCCCAATGTTGCAACTCCTTCGACTTTGAAGTTCAT CTTTCTTACCGGCAACTTTCTCAGCGGGAACATACCAGCATCGATCTTGAGGAAAGGAACTAATGT GGATCTGTCATACAATAATTTGACTTATCAAAGCCCTGAGCAGCCTGCTTGTCTGGAGAGACA GAATTTAAATCTGAACCTGTTCCGAAGTTCTTCTGTGGACAGCAATTT AAGTGGAGTTCTTCCATGCAGGAATAATTTCAAATGCGATCGAT ATTGGCACTCTCTGCATATtaattgtggtggaaatgaagcaaaaataaatggcaGCACATTTGAAGGAGATGGACAAATTGGTGGTGGTGCTGCAACGTTCCATTTACAAGATGATACTAACTGGGGTTTTAGTAGCACTGGAGACTTCTctgatgataatgatgacCAAAACACCCGTTACACTGCAACTTCTGACTCATCAGGCCTTTCTGAACTATACATTAATGCACGCATTGCTCCTCTTTCACTTACGTATTTTGGATATTGTTTAGACAATGGGAATTATACATTGAGTCTACACTTTGCGGAGATCCAGTTCAGTAATGGAATTACATTTCACAGCCTGGGAAGGCGtttgtttgatatttatattcag GACAATTTAGTTGAGAGGAATTTCAATATAAAAGCTGAGGCTTCTGGGGTTCTTAAGCCAGTTGCAAGATCCTATAATGTCACTGTTACAAATCACATTATAGAGATCCGTTTCCATTGGGCTGGCAAAGGGACTACCGCACTTCCTAAAAGGGGAATCTATGGCCCCCTAGTATCAGCTATTTCATTGAATGACCCCA AGTTCAAACCTGAGAAGAAGAAGGTAGTACCGATTGTTGTTGGAGTAGTTGCAGGATTATCTCTCATAATCTTGGTGGTCAGTATCCTCGGTTGGAGATACTATTTGAGAATCAAGAGGCGCAAAGAGACAG GTTTTATGAAAGAGTCGGATCtccaaacaatttcttttaccTTAAAGCAAATTAAAGCTGCAACTAACAATTTTGATTCTGCAAAGAAGATTGGAGAAGGTGGATTTGGACCTGTGTACAAG GGTCAACTAGCAGATGGTACTATAATTGCTGTGAAGCAGCTCTCTTCAAAATCAAGGCAGGGGAATCGTGAATTCTTAAATGAGATAGCCATGATTTCGTGCTTGCAACACCCAAATCTTGTTAAAATTCATGGCTGTTGTGTTGAAGGGGATCAACTCTTGCTAGTATACGAATACATGGAAAACAACAGCCTTGCCCGTGCTTTGTTTG gTCGTGAAAACTGTGAACTGGAATTGGACTGGCCGACCAGGCAGAAGATCTGTCTTGGCATAGCCAGGGGGTTAGCTTTTCTTCATGAAGAATCAAGATTCAAAATTGTTCACAGAGACATCAAAGCTACAAATGTTCTGCTAGATAGGGATTTAAACCCCAAAATATCAGATTTTGGACTAGCTAAGCTTGATGAGGAGGATAAAACCCACATCAGCACTCGCATTGCTGGAACCAT AGGATACATGGCACCAGAATATGCACTCTGGGGCTATTTGACCTACAAAGCAGATGTTTACAGTTTTGGGATCGTGGCCTTGGAAATTGTTAGTgggaaaaataatatgagTTATGCTTCAGCTCTGGAGTTCGACTGCACTTGTCTTCTCGATTGG GCCTGTCATCTTCAGCTAGATGGAAAGTTAGTGGAGCTAGTGGATGAAAGGCTAGGATCAAAATACAACAAGGAAGAAGTAGAAAGGATGATCAAAGTATCTCTTTTGTGCACAAATGCTTCGCCATCACTAAGGCCAACAATGTCGGAAGTGGTAAACATGCTGGAAGGAAAAACTGCCATACCAGATATGATACCAGAAGCTGGAAGTTATAGTCAAGATTTGAGGTTCAAAGCCTTGAGAGACCAAAAGGGGCTGAGGCGTAGTCAGAATTCGACAGCAACTCAGTCCCAGCATTCAATATCAGCTGAGTTCTATCAGGCCTCTTCCTCTACTTCTGCTGCCCAAGATCTCTACGAAATTAATGAGGAGTCATATAAGAAGTATAAAGTCATTAGAGACGGTTATAAGCTGATCCACGGAATGAATTCAGAGGTACAGCTTTCGACGACTATGCCCTCA ATTCCTATTTTGGGTTTTGCGAaaatgttcttcttcttcaaacgTTTTCTACTTCTTGTGCTGGTTATGAGTTGCTTTTGGGCTCAAATTTTTGCTGCTGTTAAACTGCCTCGAGATGAAG TTGATGTTCTCAATCAGATAGCTCAAACAATGGGAGCCACTAACTGGACTTTTGGTTCTGATGCTTGTGAAGATCACATCACTATAAAGCAGATTTTATTAACAGATCCTTTGAGAAACATCACTTGCAACTGCCAATTTCAGAATGAAACCTGCCACATTATTGCCAT GAAATTCATGCTTTTCAGCCTTCCAGGAACTCTTCCACCTCAAATTGTCAATCTTCCTTACCTCGAAACTGT TGATTTTGCTTACAACTATCTGCATGGTTCGATACCACGTGAATGGGCCTCGATGCAACTGAAGTATAT CTCTGTTTTTGCAAACCGATTGTCAGGCAATATTCCAAGCCATTTGGGGAACATTACTAGTCTCACATACTT GGACCTTGAAGAAAACCAATTTTCAGGAACAATACCTCGAGAGCTTGGGAATTTAGTTAACTTGGAAACCTT GAGACTATCATCCAATAGATTGATTGGAAATTTACCAATGGAACTTGTGAAGCTGAAAAATTTAACGGACTT TAGGATTAATGACAACAACTTCAATGGGAGTGCGCCAGATTTTATACAAAGCTGGACGCAACTCAACAGACT AGAAATTCAAGGTAGTGGACTTGAAGGACCCATTCCGCCATCAATCTCTGCTTTGGATAAGCTAAATCAATT GAGGATTAGTGACTTGCAAGGACCGAATCAGACTTTTCCGATGCTTAGAAACATGACAGGCCTTACACGGAT AATTTTGAGGAACTGTAATATAGCTGGAGAGATACCTGAATATATATGGGGAATAAAAAATCTTCGGTTTCT GGATCTCAGCTTTAACCAGCTAACTGGGGAACTTCCCGATGTTGCAGTCCCAGCCGATTTGAAATTCAT CTTTCTTACCGGCAATTCTATCCAAGGGGATGTACCGGAGTCAATCCTGAAGAAAGGAACTAATGT GGACCTTTCTTACAATAATTTCACTTGGCAGAGTCCTGAGCAGCCTGCTTGCCGTGAGAAACC GAATCTAAATCTGAACTTGTTCCGGAGTTCTTCAGTGGAAAATAACTT AAGTGGAGTTTTTCCATGTACAAACAATTTCACATGTCATCGAT ATTGGCACTCTTTGCACATTAATTGTGGTGGAGGTAATGTAAAAGTAAATGACAGCACATTCGAAGGAGATGCAGGAGTTGGTGGTGGTGCTGCAACATACCATTTACTGGATAGTACTAACTGGGGAATCAGTAGCACAGGAGATTTCacagatgatgatgatgagcaaAATACTAATTATATTGCAAATTCACAGTCATCAGGGATTTCTGAATTGTACATTGATGCACGTATTTCTCCTCTTTCGCTTACTTATATTGGATATTGTTTAGAAAATGGGAATTATTCAGTGGTTCTACACTTTGCGGAGATCCAATTCACAAATGACAAAACATATAAAACCCTTGGCAGGCgcatatttgatatttatatccAG GACAAATTAGTTGAGAAGGATTTTAACATTGAAGCTGAAGCTCATGGAGTTCTTAAGCCAGTCACGAGACCATTCACTGCCAATGTTTCCAATCACATTTTAGAGATTCGCTTCCAATGGGCTGGCAAAGGCACTACTGCAATTCCTAGTGGTGGAGTTTATGGGCCTCTTATATCAGCTATTTCTGTGGATCCCA ACTTCAAACCCCTTTATGGAGCaggaaaaaagaagattgCACCAATTGTTGCCGGCGTTATTATAGGATCATGTCTCGTTATCTTGGTGTTGGGTATCTTCTGTTGGAGGCACTATTTTAGAACCAAGAGCGGAAGACAAGAAG ATCTTGAAGGACTAGAATTCCAAGCCAGTTCTTTTACCTTAAAGCAAATAAGAGCTGCCACTAGCAATTTTGATCCCATGAACAAGATTGGTGAAGGTGGATTTGGACCTGTTTACAAG GGTCAGTTAACTGATGGTACTATAATTGCCGTGAAGCTGCTGTCTTCAAAATCAAGACAAGGAAATCGTGAATTCTTGAATGAGATAGGCACTATTTCGTGCTTGCAACACCCAAATCTTGTGAAACTTTATGGCTGTTGTATTGAAGGGGATCAACTCATGCTGGTATATGAATACTTGGAAAACAACAGCCTTGCCCATGCTTTATTCG GTGGTGAAATCAGTCAACTGAAATTGAACTGGTCAGTGAGGCAGAAGATCTGCCTTGGGATAGCCAGAGGTTTAGCTTTTCTACATGAAGAATCCAGATTCAAAATAGTTCATAGAGACATCAAAGCTACGAATGTTCTGCTAGATAGAGATTTAAACCCCAAAATATCTGACTTTGGATTGGCTAAGCTTGATGAGGAGGAGAAAACTCACATCAGTACTCGAGTCGCTGGAACAAT AGGATATATGGCACCAGAGTACGCTCTATGGGGTTACTTGACCTACAAAGCAGATGTTTACAGTTTCGGAGTTGTGGCTTTGGAAATTGTCAGTGGGAAGAATAATATGAGTTATGTGCCAGACAGTAATTGCACCTGTCCTCTTGACTGG GCCTTCCATTTACACCGAAGTGGTACGTTAATGGAGTTAGTGGATCCAAGGCTCGGATCAGAATTCGACAAGGTTGAAGCAGAGAGAATGATTAAAGTAGCACTCTTGTGCACCAATGCGTCACCTTCACTAAGGCCAACCATGTCTGAAGTGGTAAGCATGCTGGAAGGATCTTCTAACATTCCGTATGTAATCCCCGAAGCCGGTGGTTTGAGTGAAGACTTGAGGTTTAAAACTCTAAGAGATCATCCAAGAGAAATGAATAGTTCGGGTTTGGAAGGAAGTCTGTCTCATTATTCATCGTCAGCCAGCTTCTTGCCTGGTTCTTCCTCTACCAATGATGTCCGTGAAATTAATGCAGAGGCATATTTGAAGTTTAAAGCCATGAGAGACAGTCGTATTCATATGGAAAGACAAAGTTCGGTTGCCCAAGTATCAACACCAGTCCCCTCATGGACTGGCTCTTCAAAATCTGCCCATGATCTTCACAACACAATTTGA
- the LOC102621151 gene encoding seipin-2 yields MDERNQTNDDDDEFFDTLDDFPSYDCISTDQSDQSTSEYKETTSTLRRRSIPNRRTDINNSGEKRYKLSRNQREKETNLIKSEPIMKDRDVSVHLGSGVSEEKEEESTVTTENEERVVDSLVSEAESPQPSSLLDWTVGLVIKAIGFQVNLLIGFILLPFNVIYYSFMLITNPFGTVNRGKDYLLQKLYNFWNLIWGFVSPLIHDWFKGHESIWKFVSRFGWGLFWAIFVCSILCGLLLFSILTSGILMRFLVEKPIQIRETLNFDYTKNRPVAFVPIMSCDCAFSGVNCKEKKELPWGLGPRVIPIGHKLQVTVKLTLPESDYNRRLGIFQVRVEFLSGNGETLSSSSHRTMLKFKSEPVRHLLTFFKVAPIVVGYVSETQTLNVKFRGFVERDVPTSCLKVMIEQRAEFQPGAGIPELYDTPLILESELPLFKRIIWYWKRTIFVWITMTLFMTQLFFALICCRPLILPRPRRREDPASSSTTPGSLPSQTESRPRPQQT; encoded by the exons ATGGACGAACGGAATCAAACCAACGATGACGACGACGAATTCTTTGATACGCTCGACGATTTTCCCTCTTACGACTGCATTTCCACCGACCAATCAGATCAATCCACGTCAGAATACAAAGAGACCACCTCCACTCTACGACGCCGTTCTATCCCCAACCGCCGAACTGATATTAATAACTCCGGAGAGAAAAGGTACAAACTTTCTCGAAAtcagagagaaaaagaaactaatttGATAAAATCTGAGCCCATCATGAAGGACCGAGATGTCTCAGTCCATCTCGGAAGTGGTGTTAGCGAAGAGAAGGAGGAGGAGTCGACGGTGACTACTGAGAATGAAGAACGAGTTGTTGACTCGCTTGTTTCCGAGGCTGAGTCGCCACAACCGTCGAGTTTGCTTGATTGGACTGTTGGATTGGTGATTAAAGCAATTGGTTTTCAAGTTAATTTGCTAATTGGCTTCATCTTGCTTCCTTTTAACGTTATTTATTACTCTTTTATGTTAATTACGAACCCGTTTGGTACTGTGAATCGTGGAAAggattatttattacaaaaattgtataatttcTGGAATTTAATTTGGGGGTTTGTTAGTCCTCTGATTCATGATTGGTTTAAAGGGCACGAATCAATATGGAAGTTCGTTTCGCGTTTTGGTTGGGGCTTGTTTTGGGCGATTTTTGTGTGTTCCATATTGTGTGGGTTATTGCTTTTTTCAATTCTTACAAGTGGGATTTTGATGAGGTTCTTGGTTGAGAAACCAATTCAAATAAGGGAAACATTGAATTTTGATTACACAAAGAATAGACCGGTTGCCTTTGTGCCTATAATGTCATGTGATTGCGCTTTCTCTGGTGTCAATTgtaaagagaagaaagaactTCCTTGGGGTTTAGGCCCGCGGGTTATACCAATTGGTCATAAACTACAGGTTACTGTGAAGTTAACATTGCCAGAGTCGGACTACAACCGAAGACTTGGGATTTTTCAG gTCAGAGTAGAGTTCCTTTCTGGTAATGGTGAAACCCTCTCAAGTTCAAGCCATCGTACCATGTTAAAGTTTAAAAGTGAACCTGTCCGTCATCTTTTGACTTTCTTCAAAGTTGCTCCTATTGTTGTTGGATATGTATCGGAAACTCAAACTCTGAATGTGAAGTTTAGAGGTTTTGTAGAACGGGATGTTCCTACCTCCTGCTTGAAGGTGATGATTGAACAAAGAGCAGAATTCCAGCCTGGTGCTGGTATCCCTGAATTATACGATACACCCCTTATCCTTGAATCAGAGCTTCCACTATTCAAAAGGATCATATGGTACTGGAAGAGAACTATTTTTGTGTGGATTACCATGACATTGTTTATGACGCAGTTGTTCTTTGCACTTATATGCTGTAGACCTCTTATACTTCCAAGACCGAGGCGTAGGGAGGATCCTGCTAGCAGTAGCACTACTCCAGGTAGTCTCCCATCACAAACAGAATCGAGGCCACGACCTCAGCAAACTTGA